Genomic DNA from Paenibacillus sp. KS-LC4:
CGCAAGCAGCCCTTGAGGTGATGAGCCAGAAAGGCTTAGCCGAGGCCATTGCCAGCGGCATGAAGCGTTCCGCCGAGCGCGCAGGCGAAATTGGTGCCGATATTGAGAGGAGCTTGAAATCATGAGTGAATATTGCATTGCTACTTACCGCAGCTTTGATGACAAAGCGGATTTTAATAAAAAAGCGTTATCCATCGCCGTCGGCCTGACGGTTGGAAGCTGGACCGACCTGCCGGAAGCCCGCAAATCCGAAATGGAGAAGCATCTCGGCAAAGTATTGTCCGTTGAGGTTCATGAAGGCGGAGAAGGCAATCGCTACGCAGATATTCGCATTGCTTATCCAGATATTAATTTCAGCCGCGACATCCCTGCCCTGCTCGTTACGATTTTCGGCAAGCTGTCGATGGACGGTCGCATTAAGCTGATTGATATTGAGGTTTCACAATCGTTCGGCTCTGCTTTCCCGGGTCCGAAGTTTGGCTTGCAGGGTGTTCGAAATCTGCTCGGTGTTCAGGAGCGTCCGCTGCTGATGAGCATTTTCAAATCCGTTGTCGGACATGATCTGGCGAACCTGCAGGAGCAATTTTATAAGCAGGCGCTTGGCGGCGTGGATCTGATTAAAGATGATGAGATTTTGTTTGAAAATCCGCTGACTCCGCTGGAAAAACGCGTTGAGGCTTGTATGGAGGCTGCCGAGCGCGCCCAGCAGGAAACAGGCCAAAAGCTGCTTTATGCCGTCAATTTGACTGGACCTACTTCGCAGCTAGCTTCTCAGGCGCGCAAAGCTATTGCTGCTGGCGCTAACGCCCTGCTCTTTAATGTGCTGGCATACGGCTACGATGTGCTGCATGAGCTGAGCAAGGATGCATCAATCAATGTGCCTATTGCTGCCCATCCGGCTATGGCGGGCGCGATGTATCCATCGCCGCACTATGGCATTGGTGCTTCTGTGCTGCTAGGCAAGCTCATGCGCCTTGCGGGAGCTGATCTCGTATTGTTCCCTTCTCCTTACGGCTCGGTCGTCATGCCGAAGGAAGAAAATCTCGCCGTCAAGGATGCGCTGCTGGCACCATCTAGCGGTCTGCTTACTAGCTTCCCGGTTCCATCCGCAGGCATTCATCCGGGCCTTGTTCCGCTTATTTTGCGCGACTTCGGCACCGAGGTAGTTGTTAATGCGGGCGGCGGCATTCACGGTCATCCAATGGGCACCGCTGCTGGGGGACAAGCCTTCCGTCTGGCGATTGATGCGGCGATGAACGGCGTTCATCTGCGCGAGGCTGCCGCGGCTCCTGGCGGCGAAGCATTACAGGCTGCCATTGATGCTTGGGGGATTAAAGAATGACAGCATCAAAAAAACGCATCATTTTCTGCGACTTCGACGGGACTATTACGATAAACGATAATATTATTGCGATTATCCGCCATTTTAACCCGCCAGGCTGGGAGCCTATTGTGGAGCAGACGATATCACAGCAAATTTCGATTCGTGATGGAGTTGGCCAGCTGTTTCGCCTCCTCCCTTCCTCAATGATGAGCGAGGTTGTTCATTTTGGCATTACGAATGCGCGCATTCGCGAAGGCTTTGGAGAGCTCCTCTCCTACTGCCGGAAAAAGGATATTGAATTTTACGTAACAAGCGGAGGCATTGACTTTTTCGTCTACCCAGTGCTTGAGCCCTTCGATATTCCGCAGGATCATATTTATTGCAATGGCCACGATTTTAGCGGCCCTAATATTGAAATTACATGGCCGCATCCTTGTGACGGACAGTGCAGCAACGCATGCGGCATGTGCAAAACGACCATTATGCGACGCTTCCCCGCTGAGCAATATGAACGTATTGTCATTGGCGACAGCGTGACGGACTTTGAAGGCGCAAAGCTGGCGGATACGGTATTTTCCCGCTCGCATCTGACGACGAAATGCCAAGAGCTTGGCCTGCCTCATTCCGAATATGAGACATTCCATGATATTATTCGCGTGCTTGACAAGGGAAAGGATGAATCGTAATGACATTTGAGCAAATTACAACGGAGCAGAAGCAGAAGGCGCTGGCTGATCTGCGTGAAGTGAAGGAGCTGTTCGCCTCGCGCGGCTGGTTCCCTGGCACGAGCGGCAATCTGTCGGTACGCGTCGGCGATTTCGACCCCGAGCAGTTCCATTTTGCCATTACGGCAAGCGGCAAGGATAAAACGGCTCATACACCAGAAGACTACTTGTTCGTCGATAAGGAAGGCAAAGCTGTCGAAGCGACGAAGCTGAAGCCTTCAGCGGAAACGCTGATTCACTGCGAAATTTATCGGCAGACGGGCGCAGGCGCTATTTTTCATGTGCATACCGTCTTTAACAGCGTCATCTCGGAATGGTTCTGGGATCGCAAATCTGTGCCGGTTGACGGTGTAGAGCTGATTAAGGCGTTCAATATTTGGGATGAGGAGGCACATATCGACATTCCAATTGTGTCCAACTTCGCCAACATACCGCAAATCGTTCCTGAAGTAACTCAGCGGCTGCAGCCGGAAATTCCCGGCATTTTGCTGCGCAAGCATGGTATTTACGCTTGGGGAGCAAATCCGTTTGAAGCGAAGCGCCATTTGGAGGCGTTTGAGTTCATATTTGAATATGTATATCGCTGGGAGCTGTTGAACGGCCGCAAATAACATGCCGCTTCAAGCGCGTACTGTATAAAGATGAAGACGAATAAGAGCTGTCTCGATGCATAAAAGTGCAGAGGCGGCTCTTTTTTTTATCGTCTTGGAGCATTTGTTATAAAATAATTTAGTTCACCAAGCTGTTACCTTCATCCCATCCAAGCATGATATTCATGTTTTGTACAGCAGCACCCGACGCACCCTTGCCTAAATTATCGTATCTGGACATTATATTTACGTTGCCCTCTTGTCCAAAAACAAATATCTCCATTCGATTCGTGTTATTACACTCAGAAATCATGAAGCAGCCTTCATCCAGATATGCGTCTGAATCGTATGGCATCACATGAACGAAACGCTCCGCTTCAAAATACGCTGATAATACGTCGTGTACATCTTTTGCAGAAGCATTTTTGGACAACATCCTACTCACTAAAGGAACTGACATAGCTATCCCTTGTGCATAATTCGCTTTTATGGGCGTAAATAATGGCTCAAAGGAAAGTCCTGAATACATCAGCATCTCGGGTATGTGCTTATGCTTATGTTGAAGCGCATAATGCCTTGGAACATGGAGCTTTCTTTCAGCCATTAACGCTGAATTTTCATATTCCTCTATCCCGCTTTTGCCAGCTCCAGAGTAGCCTGTCACAGAATAACATGTAACAGGATAATCCTTTGGGAGAATGCCTGCTTCAATTAGCGGTTTAATGGTCAGAATA
This window encodes:
- a CDS encoding 2-hydroxy-3-keto-5-methylthiopentenyl-1-phosphate phosphatase encodes the protein MTASKKRIIFCDFDGTITINDNIIAIIRHFNPPGWEPIVEQTISQQISIRDGVGQLFRLLPSSMMSEVVHFGITNARIREGFGELLSYCRKKDIEFYVTSGGIDFFVYPVLEPFDIPQDHIYCNGHDFSGPNIEITWPHPCDGQCSNACGMCKTTIMRRFPAEQYERIVIGDSVTDFEGAKLADTVFSRSHLTTKCQELGLPHSEYETFHDIIRVLDKGKDES
- a CDS encoding 2,3-diketo-5-methylthiopentyl-1-phosphate enolase encodes the protein MSEYCIATYRSFDDKADFNKKALSIAVGLTVGSWTDLPEARKSEMEKHLGKVLSVEVHEGGEGNRYADIRIAYPDINFSRDIPALLVTIFGKLSMDGRIKLIDIEVSQSFGSAFPGPKFGLQGVRNLLGVQERPLLMSIFKSVVGHDLANLQEQFYKQALGGVDLIKDDEILFENPLTPLEKRVEACMEAAERAQQETGQKLLYAVNLTGPTSQLASQARKAIAAGANALLFNVLAYGYDVLHELSKDASINVPIAAHPAMAGAMYPSPHYGIGASVLLGKLMRLAGADLVLFPSPYGSVVMPKEENLAVKDALLAPSSGLLTSFPVPSAGIHPGLVPLILRDFGTEVVVNAGGGIHGHPMGTAAGGQAFRLAIDAAMNGVHLREAAAAPGGEALQAAIDAWGIKE
- the mtnB gene encoding methylthioribulose 1-phosphate dehydratase, with translation MTFEQITTEQKQKALADLREVKELFASRGWFPGTSGNLSVRVGDFDPEQFHFAITASGKDKTAHTPEDYLFVDKEGKAVEATKLKPSAETLIHCEIYRQTGAGAIFHVHTVFNSVISEWFWDRKSVPVDGVELIKAFNIWDEEAHIDIPIVSNFANIPQIVPEVTQRLQPEIPGILLRKHGIYAWGANPFEAKRHLEAFEFIFEYVYRWELLNGRK
- the argC gene encoding N-acetyl-gamma-glutamyl-phosphate reductase, with protein sequence MPYKVFVDGQAGSTGLKIFEYLSKRSDIEFLRIDSAKRKDAEERRKFLNDADIVFLCLPDAAAKEATELVKNEKTKIINTSTAFRTDKDWVYGLPELKNQRELLQSASRVSVPGCHATGFILTIKPLIEAGILPKDYPVTCYSVTGYSGAGKSGIEEYENSALMAERKLHVPRHYALQHKHKHIPEMLMYSGLSFEPLFTPIKANYAQGIAMSVPLVSRMLSKNASAKDVHDVLSAYFEAERFVHVMPYDSDAYLDEGCFMISECNNTNRMEIFVFGQEGNVNIMSRYDNLGKGASGAAVQNMNIMLGWDEGNSLVN